A region of Bacillus cabrialesii DNA encodes the following proteins:
- the lspA gene encoding signal peptidase II → MLYYVIALLIIAADQLTKWLVVKNMELGQSIPIIDQVFYITSHRNTGAAWGILAGQMWFFYLITTAVIIGIVYYIQRYTKGQRLLGVALGLMLGGAIGNFIDRAVRQEVVDFIHVIIVDYNYPIFNIADSSLCVGVMLLFIQMLLDSGKKKKEQ, encoded by the coding sequence GTGCTGTATTATGTGATTGCACTACTTATTATTGCAGCCGATCAATTGACAAAATGGCTAGTTGTTAAGAACATGGAGCTTGGCCAAAGCATTCCAATCATTGATCAGGTATTCTATATCACCTCCCATCGCAATACGGGTGCTGCATGGGGGATATTAGCCGGTCAGATGTGGTTTTTCTACCTCATTACAACCGCGGTTATTATTGGCATTGTTTATTACATACAGCGTTATACAAAAGGACAAAGGCTTCTTGGCGTTGCCCTCGGACTTATGCTTGGCGGTGCCATCGGCAACTTCATCGATCGGGCTGTCAGACAGGAAGTTGTTGATTTTATCCATGTCATTATTGTGGATTATAACTACCCGATTTTTAACATCGCGGACTCGTCATTATGTGTCGGCGTAATGCTTTTATTTATACAAATGCTGTTGGACAGCGGGAAAAAGAAAAAGGAGCAATAG
- the ylyA gene encoding sporulation-related RNA polymerase-binding protein YlyA, producing MNDQLTAIYTELLLMKEELQSRLFEYSCFQVSTSPQAAINHKQKATLIYHIKEELQDVLLALSKIENGTFGYCEETGASIPLSKLAVLPTARTTNDFLYSVQFEKKTLPLWKSTDMEYGQALYE from the coding sequence ATGAATGATCAACTGACCGCAATTTATACGGAACTTCTTCTAATGAAAGAAGAACTACAGTCGAGATTATTTGAGTATTCTTGCTTTCAGGTTTCAACAAGCCCGCAAGCAGCAATCAATCATAAACAAAAAGCAACTCTGATCTATCACATTAAAGAAGAGCTTCAAGACGTTCTCCTCGCATTGTCCAAAATTGAAAACGGCACATTCGGATACTGTGAAGAAACGGGGGCTTCAATTCCTCTTTCAAAGCTGGCGGTGCTGCCGACTGCCCGGACAACGAACGACTTTCTTTATTCTGTCCAATTTGAAAAAAAAACGCTTCCGCTGTGGAAATCAACGGATATGGAATATGGTCAGGCACTGTATGAATAA
- a CDS encoding RluA family pseudouridine synthase encodes MNQIDITASEEQKSERIDKFLASAENDWSRTQVQQWVKDGQVVVNGSPVKANYKIQPGDQVTVTVPEPEALDVLAEPMDLDIYYEDQDVLVVNKPRGMVVHPAPGHLTGTLVNGLMAHCTDLSGINGVMRPGIVHRIDKDTSGLLMVAKNDMAHESLVNQLVNKTVTRKYTAVVHGLISHDDGTIDAPIGRDKKDRQSMTVTRDGKNAVTHFHVLERFQDFTLVECQLETGRTHQIRVHMKYIGFPLAGDPKYGPRKTIDFNGQTLHAGILGFDHPRTGEYVEFEAPLPEDMAELIENLRKNG; translated from the coding sequence ATGAATCAAATTGATATAACCGCTTCAGAAGAACAAAAAAGTGAGCGGATTGATAAATTTCTGGCATCGGCTGAGAATGATTGGTCGAGAACCCAGGTACAGCAATGGGTGAAAGACGGACAAGTTGTCGTAAACGGAAGCCCTGTAAAAGCGAATTATAAAATTCAGCCGGGTGATCAGGTGACCGTCACTGTGCCTGAGCCGGAAGCGCTCGACGTACTGGCAGAACCGATGGATCTGGATATTTACTACGAAGATCAGGATGTGCTGGTCGTCAATAAACCTCGCGGAATGGTTGTGCACCCGGCTCCCGGGCATCTTACCGGCACACTTGTAAACGGCCTTATGGCTCATTGCACGGACCTATCTGGAATTAATGGCGTGATGCGTCCGGGAATCGTTCATAGAATCGATAAGGACACGTCTGGTCTATTAATGGTGGCGAAAAATGATATGGCGCATGAGTCACTTGTAAACCAATTGGTCAACAAAACGGTTACGCGGAAATATACGGCGGTTGTCCACGGGCTTATTTCTCACGATGACGGCACAATTGATGCGCCAATCGGACGGGATAAGAAAGACCGTCAAAGCATGACCGTCACCCGTGATGGCAAAAACGCCGTCACTCATTTTCATGTGCTTGAGCGTTTTCAGGATTTTACGTTGGTGGAATGCCAGCTTGAAACAGGGAGAACCCACCAAATTCGTGTGCATATGAAATATATCGGATTCCCATTAGCGGGTGATCCAAAATACGGCCCGAGAAAAACGATCGATTTTAACGGGCAGACACTTCACGCCGGAATTTTAGGTTTTGATCATCCCCGCACCGGCGAATATGTCGAATTCGAAGCGCCGCTTCCGGAGGATATGGCAGAATTAATCGAAAACCTCAGGAAAAACGGTTGA
- a CDS encoding aspartate carbamoyltransferase catalytic subunit — protein MKHLTTMSELNIEEIKGLLQTAQDLKSGKTDNQLAGTFAANLFFEPSTRTRFSFEVAEKKLGMNVLNLDGTSTSVQKGETLYDTIRTLESIGVDVCVIRHSEDEYYKALVSQVNIPILNAGDGCGQHPTQSLLDLMTIYEEFNTFKGITVSIHGDIKHSRVARSNAEVLTRLGARVLFSGPSEWQDEENTFGTYVSTDEAVESSDVVMLLRIQNERHQSAVSQEGYLNKYGLTVERAERMKQHAIIMHPAPVNRGVEIDDSLVESRKSRIFKQMQNGVFIRMAVIQRALQTKVKRGEAAYVISH, from the coding sequence ATGAAGCATTTAACGACGATGAGCGAACTCAATATTGAGGAAATCAAAGGTTTGCTTCAAACAGCACAAGATCTCAAAAGCGGAAAAACAGACAATCAGCTGGCAGGAACATTTGCAGCAAACCTGTTTTTCGAACCAAGCACGAGAACGCGATTCAGCTTTGAGGTGGCGGAGAAAAAGCTCGGTATGAATGTCCTGAATCTTGATGGAACAAGCACAAGCGTGCAAAAAGGCGAAACCTTATATGACACCATCCGGACGCTTGAATCAATCGGTGTGGACGTTTGCGTCATCAGGCACAGTGAGGATGAGTACTATAAAGCGCTTGTCAGCCAGGTGAATATCCCGATTCTGAATGCGGGAGATGGATGCGGCCAGCACCCGACGCAATCACTGCTTGATTTAATGACGATTTATGAAGAGTTCAATACGTTCAAAGGGATTACCGTCTCCATTCACGGCGATATCAAGCACAGCAGAGTGGCAAGGTCTAATGCGGAAGTTTTGACAAGATTGGGTGCCCGCGTCCTGTTTTCAGGTCCTTCTGAATGGCAGGATGAAGAAAATACATTCGGCACATATGTCTCAACGGATGAAGCAGTTGAGTCTTCCGATGTCGTCATGCTGCTGCGCATTCAAAATGAAAGACATCAGTCGGCTGTCAGCCAGGAAGGCTATTTAAATAAATACGGTTTGACCGTAGAACGGGCTGAGCGTATGAAGCAGCATGCGATTATTATGCATCCTGCTCCGGTAAACAGAGGAGTGGAGATTGATGACAGCTTAGTAGAAAGTCGAAAATCAAGAATCTTCAAGCAAATGCAAAATGGCGTCTTCATCAGAATGGCAGTGATACAGCGTGCCTTACAAACCAAAGTGAAAAGAGGAGAAGCAGCGTATGTCATATCTCATTAA
- the pyrP gene encoding uracil permease PyrP has product MSKKKVNLGIRDVPTPFSWVSFSLQHLFAMFGSTILVPKLVGMSPAVALVTSGIGTLAYLLITKGQIPAYLGSSFAFISPIILVKATGGPGAAMVGAFLAGLVYGLIALLIRQLGTGWLMKVLPPVVVGPVIIVIGLGLASTAVNMAMYADPNASELVYSLKHFSVAGVTLAITIICAIFLRGFLSLIPVLIGIIGGYLFALTQGIVNFQPVLDAKWFAVPEFIIPFKDYSPSVTLGIAAAMVPVAFVTMSEHIGHQMVLSKVVGQDFIKKPGLHRSIMGDSVATILASLIGGPPTTTYGENIGVLAITRVFSVFVIGGAAVIALCFGFIGKISALISSVPSAVMGGVSFLLFGIIASSGLRMLIDNKIDYENNRNLIITSVILVIGVGGAFIQVSQGGFQVSGMALAAIVGVILNLILPQAKEEQADTSEQHHI; this is encoded by the coding sequence ATGAGTAAGAAAAAAGTAAATTTAGGAATCAGGGATGTCCCGACACCTTTCTCTTGGGTTTCATTCAGCCTGCAGCATTTGTTTGCCATGTTTGGTTCAACGATTTTAGTTCCGAAGCTGGTCGGAATGAGTCCTGCTGTGGCATTGGTGACAAGCGGCATCGGGACACTTGCTTACCTTCTGATTACGAAAGGGCAAATTCCGGCGTATCTCGGTTCATCCTTCGCCTTTATTTCTCCGATCATACTGGTAAAAGCGACCGGCGGGCCGGGAGCGGCAATGGTCGGGGCGTTTTTGGCAGGGTTAGTGTACGGTTTGATTGCCTTATTGATCAGGCAGCTTGGAACAGGATGGCTGATGAAGGTTCTCCCGCCTGTAGTCGTAGGCCCTGTGATTATCGTCATCGGGCTGGGACTTGCAAGCACTGCGGTAAACATGGCGATGTATGCTGATCCGAACGCAAGTGAATTGGTCTACAGCTTAAAGCACTTCAGTGTCGCGGGGGTTACGCTGGCAATCACGATTATTTGCGCGATTTTCTTACGAGGGTTTTTAAGCCTGATTCCGGTTCTGATCGGAATTATCGGCGGATACCTGTTCGCCCTTACTCAAGGGATTGTCAACTTCCAGCCGGTGCTTGACGCGAAATGGTTTGCAGTGCCTGAATTTATCATCCCGTTCAAAGACTATTCACCGTCAGTAACACTCGGTATCGCAGCAGCAATGGTTCCTGTCGCGTTTGTGACAATGTCAGAGCATATCGGCCACCAAATGGTGCTGAGCAAAGTTGTCGGACAAGATTTCATTAAAAAGCCGGGGCTTCATCGCTCCATTATGGGTGACAGCGTGGCGACAATCCTTGCTTCCCTGATCGGCGGCCCTCCGACAACGACTTACGGAGAAAACATTGGCGTGCTGGCCATCACAAGAGTATTCAGCGTCTTTGTAATCGGCGGCGCGGCAGTGATTGCCCTTTGCTTCGGCTTTATCGGCAAAATCTCAGCGCTGATCAGTTCAGTGCCGTCAGCGGTCATGGGAGGCGTCTCCTTCCTGCTGTTTGGAATCATCGCTTCGAGCGGTCTGAGAATGCTGATTGACAACAAAATTGATTATGAAAACAACAGAAACCTCATTATTACATCGGTGATCCTAGTGATCGGTGTAGGAGGCGCTTTTATCCAAGTGTCTCAAGGAGGATTCCAAGTGTCAGGAATGGCGCTTGCCGCAATTGTCGGTGTCATCTTAAACCTGATTCTTCCGCAGGCGAAGGAAGAGCAGGCTGACACATCTGAACAACATCATATCTAA
- a CDS encoding carbamoyl phosphate synthase small subunit: MKRRLVLENGAVFEGEAFGSLEHSMGEVVFNTGMTGYQEILSDPSYCGQIVTLTYPLIGNYGINRDDFESITPFVKGLIIKELCELPSNWRSAYTLDEYLKMKNIPGLQGIDTRKLTRMIRTAGALKGTFASPDEDIEAVLKRLNETELPRNQVSQVSAKTAYPSPGRGKRIVLVDFGMKHGILRELNKRKCDVIVVPYNITAEEVLQLKPDGIMLSNGPGDPKDVPEAIEMIKGVLGKVPLFGICLGHQLFALACGANTEKMKFGHRGSNHPVKELATGKVALTSQNHGYTVSSISETELEVTHIAINDDTIEGLKHKTQPAFTVQYHPEASPGPEDANHLFDRFIEMIDTTEKEGEAVCQNA; the protein is encoded by the coding sequence ATGAAAAGACGATTAGTACTGGAAAACGGAGCGGTATTCGAGGGAGAAGCCTTCGGAAGCTTAGAACACAGCATGGGAGAAGTCGTTTTTAACACTGGGATGACAGGCTATCAGGAAATTTTATCTGATCCTTCTTACTGCGGACAGATCGTAACATTAACTTACCCGCTTATCGGAAATTACGGCATCAACCGTGATGATTTTGAATCCATTACCCCTTTTGTGAAAGGGCTGATCATCAAAGAACTATGTGAACTGCCTTCCAACTGGCGTTCAGCATACACATTAGACGAGTATTTAAAAATGAAAAACATTCCGGGACTGCAGGGAATTGATACGAGAAAGCTGACAAGAATGATCCGCACGGCAGGCGCGCTAAAAGGTACATTCGCTTCACCTGATGAAGATATCGAAGCAGTGCTGAAAAGACTGAACGAAACCGAACTGCCGAGAAATCAAGTTTCACAAGTATCTGCCAAAACAGCTTATCCGAGCCCGGGAAGAGGTAAACGCATTGTCTTGGTTGACTTTGGCATGAAGCACGGGATTCTAAGAGAGCTGAACAAACGGAAATGTGACGTTATCGTTGTGCCATACAACATAACAGCGGAAGAAGTGCTTCAGCTGAAACCGGACGGCATCATGCTTTCTAACGGACCTGGAGACCCGAAAGATGTGCCTGAAGCGATTGAAATGATTAAAGGTGTTCTCGGAAAAGTTCCATTATTCGGAATATGTCTCGGCCACCAATTATTCGCGCTGGCGTGCGGAGCAAATACTGAAAAAATGAAATTCGGCCACAGGGGCTCAAACCACCCGGTAAAAGAGCTGGCTACAGGAAAAGTCGCCTTAACATCTCAAAACCATGGCTATACAGTGTCATCCATCAGCGAAACAGAACTTGAAGTAACCCATATCGCAATTAACGACGATACGATTGAAGGGCTGAAGCATAAAACACAGCCGGCATTTACGGTTCAATATCATCCCGAAGCCTCACCTGGTCCTGAGGATGCCAACCATCTATTTGACAGATTCATCGAAATGATTGACACAACAGAGAAAGAAGGGGAAGCGGTATGCCAAAACGCGTAG
- the pyrR gene encoding bifunctional pyrimidine operon transcriptional regulator/uracil phosphoribosyltransferase, producing the protein MNQKAVILDEQAIRRALTRIAHEMIERNKGMNNCILVGIKTRGIYLAKRLAERIEQIEGNPVTVGEIDITLYRDDLSKKTSNEEPLVKGADIPVDITDQKVILVDDVLFTGRTVRAGMDALVDVGRPSSIQLAVLVDRGHRELPIRADYIGKNIPTSKAEKVMVQLDEVDQNDLVAIYENE; encoded by the coding sequence TTGAATCAAAAAGCTGTCATTCTCGACGAACAGGCAATCAGACGGGCGCTGACCAGGATCGCCCACGAAATGATCGAACGCAATAAAGGAATGAACAACTGCATCCTTGTCGGCATTAAGACAAGAGGGATTTACTTGGCCAAACGCCTTGCGGAACGAATCGAACAGATTGAAGGAAATCCTGTAACAGTCGGTGAAATCGATATTACTCTTTACAGAGACGATCTTTCCAAAAAAACGAGCAATGAAGAACCGCTTGTGAAAGGTGCAGATATTCCGGTAGACATCACAGATCAAAAAGTCATTCTCGTTGACGATGTCTTGTTCACCGGAAGAACGGTCAGAGCGGGTATGGATGCGCTTGTTGATGTAGGCAGACCTTCCTCCATTCAGCTGGCTGTGCTTGTTGACAGAGGACACCGGGAGCTGCCGATCCGAGCGGATTATATTGGGAAAAACATCCCGACATCAAAAGCTGAAAAGGTTATGGTTCAGCTTGATGAGGTAGATCAAAACGATCTCGTCGCCATTTATGAAAATGAATAA
- the carB gene encoding carbamoyl-phosphate synthase (glutamine-hydrolyzing) large subunit — protein MPKRVDINKILVIGSGPIIIGQAAEFDYAGTQACLALKEEGYEVILVNSNPATIMTDTEMADRVYIEPLTPEFLTRIIRKERPDAILPTLGGQTGLNLAVELSERGVLEECGVEVLGTKLSAIQQAEDRDLFRTLMNELNEPVPESEIIHSLEEAENFVSQIGFPVIVRPAYTLGGTGGGICSNETELKEIVENGLKLSPVHQCLLEKSIAGYKEIEYEVMRDSQDHAIVVCNMENIDPVGIHTGDSIVVAPSQTLSDREYQLLRNVSLKLIRALGIEGGCNVQLALDPDSFQYYIIEVNPRVSRSSALASKATGYPIAKLAAKIAVGLSLDEMMNPVTGKTYAAFEPALDYVVSKIPRWPFDKFESANRKLGTQMKATGEVMAIGRTLEESLLKAVRSLEADVYHLELKDAADISDELLEKRIKKAGDERLFYLAEAYRRGYTVEDLHGFSAIDVFFLHKLFGIVQFEKELKAKAGDTDVLRRAKELGFSDKYISREWKMKESELYSLRKQAGIAPVFKMVDTCAAEFESETPYFYSTYEEENESVVTDKKSVIVLGSGPIRIGQGVEFDYATVHSVWAIKQAGYEAIIVNNNPETVSTDFSISDKLYFEPLTIEDVMHIIDLEQPMGVVVQFGGQTAINLADELSARGVKILGTSLEDLDRAEDRDKFEQALGELGVPQPLGKTATSVDQAVSIASDIGYPVLVRPSYVLGGRAMEIVYHEEELLHYMKNAVKINPQHPVLIDRYLTGKEIEVDAVSDGETVVIPGIMEHIERAGVHSGDSIAVYPPQSLAEDIKKKIEQYTIALAKGLNIVGLLNIQFVLSQGEVYVLEVNPRSSRTVPFLSKITGIPMANLATKIILGQKLAAFGYTEGLQPEQQGVFVKAPVFSFAKLRRVDITLGPEMKSTGEVMGKDSTLEKALYKALIASGIQIPNYGSVLLTVADKDKEEGLAIAKRFHAIGYNILATEGTAGCLKEASIPAKVVGKIGQDGPNLLDVIRNGEAQFVINTLTKGKQPARDGFRIRRESVENGVACLTSLDTAEAILRVLESMIFRADQMPAVNTNQEAAVTI, from the coding sequence ATGCCAAAACGCGTAGACATTAACAAAATTTTAGTAATCGGATCTGGACCGATCATCATTGGCCAAGCAGCAGAATTTGACTATGCGGGAACGCAAGCCTGCCTTGCTTTGAAAGAAGAAGGCTATGAAGTCATCCTTGTCAACTCAAACCCTGCCACGATCATGACAGATACAGAAATGGCTGACCGGGTTTACATCGAACCGCTCACTCCTGAATTCCTGACGCGAATCATCAGAAAAGAGCGCCCGGATGCCATTCTTCCTACTCTTGGAGGCCAAACCGGTTTGAATCTTGCGGTTGAGCTTTCTGAAAGAGGCGTGCTGGAAGAGTGCGGCGTCGAAGTGCTTGGCACAAAGCTGTCTGCGATTCAACAGGCTGAAGACCGCGACTTGTTCAGAACATTAATGAATGAACTGAATGAACCGGTGCCTGAAAGTGAGATCATCCACTCCCTAGAAGAAGCGGAAAACTTCGTCAGTCAAATTGGATTCCCTGTCATTGTCCGCCCGGCATATACATTAGGCGGAACAGGCGGAGGCATCTGCTCGAATGAAACCGAGCTGAAAGAAATTGTTGAGAACGGCTTAAAATTAAGCCCGGTTCACCAGTGTCTGCTTGAAAAAAGCATCGCCGGCTATAAAGAAATCGAGTATGAAGTCATGAGAGACAGCCAGGATCATGCCATCGTTGTTTGTAACATGGAGAACATTGATCCAGTCGGAATCCACACTGGAGACAGTATTGTTGTCGCGCCGAGCCAAACGCTCAGCGACCGCGAATATCAGCTCTTGCGGAATGTATCGTTAAAACTGATCCGCGCGCTTGGAATCGAAGGCGGATGTAATGTACAGCTCGCTTTAGATCCAGACAGCTTCCAATACTACATTATTGAAGTAAATCCGCGTGTCAGCCGTTCATCCGCTCTTGCGTCAAAAGCGACGGGATATCCGATTGCAAAGCTCGCTGCTAAAATTGCAGTCGGCCTTTCATTAGATGAAATGATGAACCCTGTGACAGGAAAAACATATGCAGCATTTGAACCGGCTCTTGACTATGTCGTATCCAAAATTCCGCGCTGGCCGTTTGATAAGTTTGAATCAGCAAACAGAAAGCTCGGCACGCAAATGAAAGCGACAGGAGAAGTCATGGCGATCGGCCGCACGCTTGAGGAGTCATTGCTGAAGGCTGTGCGTTCACTGGAAGCGGATGTGTATCATCTTGAATTGAAGGACGCCGCTGACATTTCCGATGAGCTTCTTGAAAAACGAATTAAAAAGGCAGGAGACGAACGCTTATTCTACTTAGCTGAAGCATATAGAAGAGGCTACACGGTAGAAGATCTCCACGGTTTTTCCGCGATCGATGTCTTCTTCCTGCATAAGCTGTTCGGAATCGTACAGTTTGAAAAAGAACTGAAGGCAAAAGCGGGCGATACGGATGTGTTGAGACGGGCAAAAGAACTCGGATTCTCTGATAAGTACATCAGCCGTGAGTGGAAAATGAAAGAATCGGAGCTTTACAGCTTAAGAAAGCAAGCGGGAATTGCACCGGTATTCAAAATGGTAGATACGTGCGCGGCGGAATTTGAATCAGAAACGCCATACTTCTACAGCACATACGAAGAAGAAAATGAGTCTGTCGTTACGGATAAGAAAAGTGTGATCGTGCTGGGCTCCGGTCCGATTCGAATCGGTCAGGGGGTTGAGTTCGACTACGCAACTGTTCACTCTGTGTGGGCGATTAAACAGGCAGGCTATGAAGCCATTATTGTCAATAACAATCCGGAAACCGTTTCAACAGATTTCAGTATCTCAGACAAGCTGTACTTTGAACCGCTTACGATTGAAGATGTCATGCACATCATTGACCTCGAACAGCCAATGGGTGTTGTCGTTCAATTCGGCGGACAAACTGCCATTAATCTTGCAGACGAGCTTTCTGCACGAGGAGTGAAAATCCTCGGGACTTCGTTAGAAGATTTAGACCGTGCGGAAGACCGGGATAAATTTGAACAAGCGCTTGGAGAACTTGGTGTTCCGCAGCCGCTTGGCAAAACAGCGACATCAGTTGATCAGGCGGTAAGCATCGCGAGTGACATCGGCTATCCGGTACTGGTGCGCCCGTCCTATGTACTTGGCGGCCGAGCGATGGAGATTGTTTATCATGAAGAAGAACTGCTTCATTACATGAAAAACGCAGTCAAAATCAATCCGCAGCACCCAGTATTAATTGACAGATATTTAACAGGGAAAGAAATTGAAGTGGATGCAGTATCTGATGGTGAAACAGTCGTCATTCCGGGAATTATGGAGCACATTGAACGGGCGGGCGTTCACTCCGGAGACTCAATCGCTGTTTATCCGCCTCAGTCTCTCGCAGAGGACATTAAGAAAAAAATTGAACAATACACGATCGCATTAGCCAAAGGGCTGAACATTGTCGGTTTGCTCAATATTCAATTCGTACTGTCACAAGGCGAAGTGTACGTGCTCGAAGTGAATCCGAGATCAAGCAGAACCGTACCGTTCTTAAGCAAAATTACGGGTATTCCAATGGCAAATCTCGCAACAAAAATCATTCTCGGGCAAAAGCTGGCGGCGTTTGGCTATACAGAGGGCCTTCAGCCTGAACAGCAGGGTGTATTTGTAAAAGCGCCTGTCTTCTCCTTTGCTAAGCTGAGAAGAGTGGACATTACGTTAGGGCCTGAAATGAAATCAACTGGTGAGGTCATGGGGAAAGATTCCACTCTTGAAAAAGCGCTTTATAAAGCACTGATTGCTTCAGGCATTCAAATCCCTAACTACGGGTCCGTGCTTCTAACAGTGGCTGATAAAGACAAAGAAGAAGGGTTAGCCATCGCTAAGCGGTTCCATGCGATCGGCTACAACATTTTAGCGACAGAAGGAACAGCAGGTTGCCTGAAAGAAGCTTCAATTCCGGCGAAGGTGGTCGGGAAAATCGGCCAGGACGGCCCGAACTTGCTAGATGTGATTAGAAACGGAGAAGCGCAGTTTGTCATCAATACGCTGACAAAAGGAAAGCAGCCAGCAAGAGACGGATTTAGAATCAGACGTGAATCAGTAGAAAACGGTGTTGCCTGCTTAACATCTTTAGATACGGCAGAAGCGATATTGCGAGTGCTGGAAAGCATGATATTCCGTGCTGATCAAATGCCGGCAGTCAACACAAATCAGGAGGCGGCAGTCACTATATGA
- a CDS encoding dihydroorotase, producing the protein MSYLIKNGWILNENGEKTEADIRVTGEIISEIGKLDTADEETVIDAKGLLVSPGFVDLHVHFREPGGEKKETIETGAKAAARGGYTTVAAMPNTRPVPDTKEQMEWVQNRIKETSCVRVLPYASITIRQIGDEMTNFEALKEAGAFAFTDDGVGIQTAGMMYEAMKRAAAIDKAVVAHCEDNSLIYGGSVHEGTFSKANGLNGIPSVCESVHIARDVLLAEAANCHYHVCHISTKESVRVVRDAKKAGIRVTAEVSPHHLLLCDEDIPGLDTNYKMNPPLRSAEDRAALIEGLLDGTIDFIATDHAPHTEEEKNTEMKLAPFGIVGLETAFPLLYTHFVKNGSWSLKQLIDYMTIKPCEAFGLPYGTLQTGQAADITLIDLEKEAVIDKETFLSKGKNTPFNGINCTGWPVATMAAGKLAYEEGRLVK; encoded by the coding sequence ATGTCATATCTCATTAAAAACGGCTGGATACTTAACGAAAATGGTGAAAAAACAGAAGCGGACATTCGAGTGACAGGAGAAATCATTTCAGAAATCGGCAAGCTTGATACAGCGGATGAAGAAACGGTAATTGATGCAAAAGGATTGCTCGTTTCGCCTGGGTTTGTGGATCTCCACGTACACTTCAGAGAGCCGGGCGGAGAGAAAAAAGAAACCATTGAAACCGGGGCAAAAGCAGCAGCGCGCGGCGGTTATACAACAGTAGCAGCAATGCCGAATACGCGTCCGGTTCCTGATACGAAGGAGCAGATGGAATGGGTGCAAAACCGTATTAAAGAAACATCATGCGTCAGAGTTCTTCCATATGCATCCATTACGATCAGACAAATTGGCGATGAGATGACAAACTTTGAAGCTTTAAAAGAAGCGGGAGCATTTGCCTTTACAGATGACGGCGTCGGTATACAGACAGCAGGAATGATGTATGAAGCGATGAAACGGGCAGCTGCGATCGACAAAGCGGTTGTTGCGCATTGCGAAGACAACTCCTTAATTTACGGAGGGAGCGTTCATGAAGGGACATTCTCGAAAGCGAACGGGCTCAACGGCATTCCTTCTGTGTGTGAATCGGTTCATATTGCCCGCGATGTATTGCTGGCTGAGGCGGCAAACTGCCATTACCATGTATGCCATATCAGTACGAAAGAGTCTGTCAGGGTCGTGCGCGATGCGAAAAAAGCGGGAATCAGAGTGACAGCAGAAGTATCACCGCATCATTTGCTCCTTTGTGATGAGGACATTCCGGGTCTGGACACAAATTATAAAATGAATCCTCCGCTTCGCAGTGCGGAAGACAGAGCGGCTTTAATCGAAGGTCTTTTAGACGGAACGATCGATTTTATCGCAACAGACCATGCGCCGCATACAGAAGAAGAGAAAAACACAGAAATGAAGCTGGCGCCATTTGGGATTGTCGGCTTAGAAACAGCGTTCCCGCTTCTATACACACACTTTGTCAAAAATGGCAGCTGGTCGCTGAAACAGCTGATTGACTATATGACAATCAAGCCTTGTGAAGCTTTCGGCCTCCCATACGGAACATTACAAACGGGACAGGCAGCCGACATTACTTTAATCGATTTAGAAAAAGAAGCAGTAATAGACAAAGAAACATTTTTATCAAAAGGAAAAAACACACCATTCAACGGCATTAACTGCACCGGTTGGCCGGTCGCTACAATGGCCGCGGGGAAGCTTGCTTATGAAGAAGGGAGACTTGTCAAATGA